The following nucleotide sequence is from Firmicutes bacterium ASF500.
AACCTGACCTATGTCAATATGGGGCGGTATATCTCTGTGAACGCTCCCCAGCTTTTGGAGGAATTTGAAAAAGAAAAGGATTCCGCCAAGGCACAGGAAAACCCCTATCGTGCGGTGCTGGCGTGGTTCTTTGAAAAGTTCCCCAACTATGATGATTACAAAAAGTTCTTCGAGGACAAGGACAAGACCACCGAGGCCACAGCCGCCGAGGATGAGGCCCCCGACAGTTGTGTGATTGGCCTTGCCAGTTGACTGACCGCAAGGGGCGAGCGTCTTTGAAAAATGCACATCAATTTTATAATAGCGAGGGGCGGCACGTTGATGTGCCGCCCCTCTGTGCTCTGCAAGGCGGATAGTGGTATTAATACTAGCCGCCTTATTATTAAGGGTTTTTTTCAACTTTTGGATTATCCATTATGTATGATGGAGCACCAATAACCCCTGAATTGTTAAAAGAGGATGGGCCAGTTACAGTTACTTTGTCCCCTTTTTTCAATGATGAAAGTTCGGAATCCCCAAGAGAAATTAGAGTGTCGTTCATTTCAAAAGCATATCTTTGACCGTTGGAATCACTATGAAAGACTTCAACATTACCTGTCATAATACGGTTATTATCAACATAATAAGCCGTTTGCATAGTGATATATTCCGCTGGCGCAGTACCGGCAAACGAATCATTTATACTATCTTCTTCTAAACTGTCTATCACTCCAACAATGTTAATCCATTCACCACGTTTTAATTCAACTAATGAATCAGTGGAAAGATGGCCTGCTTATTTAGCTGGCCTTTGATAAATGCTCGGCGGCGGTGCTGTTTTCTGTTGCATTGTCTTTTGCGGTGGGAGCGGGAGGGTCAACGGGGAGGACATACAAAATCTTGCCGTTGCTACTGATGTCAGGGAGCTTGCCATAGTCGGGGAACTGCTGCATAAACCAGCCCTTAGTGAACAAGTAGGGGTTTTTCTGTTGGGCGGCAATTTTCTTGACCGCCTCAAAGGTAACAAGCAGCTCGGTGGCGTTCTCATGCAGATTGATGTACCCCTCCATGCGCTCATAAGTCAGGCCCTTGTTCGCGTTGGCCTTGGAGGGGGAGCGGTGGGTCTTGTGGACAATCCTCATACCGGGGTAGGCCGCTTGGAGCTTGGACAGCGTTTCAAACTCGGGCTTGCTGGGGTCGCTGGCGGCAAGGGCAAAGCTCTTGCTGACGGTGATAGTGTTGGTGGTAAAGTTGATTTTGTACTCTCTCACTTTGATAACCTCCATATTTTAATAAGATTTGTTGAGTGACGGTCTTGCATTAGGCGGCGGACTTTTCCGCAATTTCCTTTTTACCATACTGCGGATAGGTTTTAAGAAACCACGCCTTGACCTTGGGATAGCTGGGCTTATCTTTTCCCGTTGGTGTGTGGTATGCCTTGATAGCCTCAAACGCTTTTACGCCCTCACCGCTGCTGTCCTGGGCTTTGATGTACTTCTCCATCTCGTCCAGCGTCAGACCCTTGTAGGTGGCCTTGGGGCTGTAATTCCCTACATACCACCGGGGCGGGAGCAATCCCGCCCCGCGCCGTTTCTGTCAATAGGCTATACCCTAATGACACGTTGAAACGGGCCATGTTTCCGTGTCACACAAGTTTGTTTCTTTCTTTTGAAATATTTCAAAAATAAATAATATCCTATTGACATATTCCGCCCTTTGTGGTAGAATAATGACAGATAAAGCAAGGGGGGCGCGGCTCATGCGGGTTGGCTATGTACGATGTTCAACCATCGAACAGAATGAAGCGCGGCAACTGAAAATGATGGAGGAACAACAGGCCGAAAAGCTGTTTATTGACAAGGCCAGCGGCAAGAACACAGACCGCGCCGCGTTCAAAGAAATGATGGGCTTTGTCCGCACCGGGGACATTGTGATTGTTGAGAGCATATCCCGCATTGCCCGGAATACCCGCGACCTCCTTTCCATTGTGTCAGACCTGACGGCGCGGCAAGTTGAATTTGTCAGCTTGAAAGAGAACATCGACACCACCACCCCGCAAGGGCGGTTCATGCTTACAGTGTTCGGCGCGTTGGCTGAATTGGAGCGGGAGAACATTTTAGAGCGCCAGCGGGAGGGCATAGAGATTGCCAAAGGCGCGGGCAAGTACAAGGGCCGCAAGCCGTTGGACGTGGACGAAACGCAATTCAAGGAGGTTTGCGCCCGGTGGAGGGCGGGAGAGATTACCGCCACCGCCGCCATGCAGGAGGTAGGGCTAAAGCCCAATACATTCTATCGGCGGGTGAAAGAAATGGGCCTTTAGAGGCCCATAAACAACACAGGAGCAACGCGGGAAACCGCCGCTCATATATTCCACTTTTCCAAAATCCACTTTGTTATGATTGATTGAGAAGTCAATGGGGGAGGTTCCACCTTTTTTCCACCAAAAAAGAGGGCGGGCCGCAAAGCCCACCCTCGCAGGTGTGAATATCTTAGCCGAAGTACCGCTCCAGCAGGCCCTTGAACGCCTTACCGTGGCGGGCCTCGTCCCGTGCCATCTCATGCACGGTGTCATGAATGGCGTCCAGCCCCAGCTCCTTGGCCAGCTTGGCGATATCCATCTTGCCGGCGGTGGCGCCGTTCTCGGCCTCGACGCGCATCTCAAGGTTCTTCCTGGTAGAGTCGGTGACCACCTCACCCAGCAGCTCGGCGAACTTGGCGGCATGTTCGGCCTCCTCGTAAGCGGCCCGGCGGTTGCACCTGTGCAAGTTTTCACATGGCTTAATCGAAAAAAGTTGCACTCGAAATTACACATTTCGGGAGGCAACAACATGGGAAAGCAAAATGACGCGGGAGTGTTCCAGTTAGAAAGTGGGCTGTGGGCTTTTCGTTATACGTTCACCCGTGACGGGAAACGCATATCGAAACAAGGCAGCAAGGACGAAAACGGCTGTCCGCTGAAAACAAAACGGGCTGCAATCAAAGCGCGCCAAATGGCGGTGGATAATGAACAGAACGCCCACAAGCCAAAGCCCACGGTCAGAAAAACTTTTGCGGAGGTCTATCAAGAGTATTGCGAAAAGGGGCGGAGCGGCAAAGCCTACAATACCATTCGCAAGCAAGAAAGCCTGTGGGTCAATCACCTGTGCGCCGCTTTTGGGAAACGGTACATTGATGAAATCAGCGCGGCGGAGGTTGTAGACTACTTGACCGAACTTTACTATAACCGGGGGCTGTCCTATCGCTATGTAGAAAGTTTCTTGAAAATGTTCTACCTGATTTTCGGTCAGGCATATTCCCGGAATTATCTGCCTGTGGACAATTACAATAAGCTATGTACCAACAAGGACACGCGAATCCACATGCCAAAGCTGAAAACGGATGATGATATTGATATTGTGGCGTTCAGCCGGGAAGAACTTGTAATTTTGGATGATTATTTCCGGGGGACAAACGCGGAAACGGCGTACATGCTGGGGCGGTTCTGCGGGCTGCGTATCAATGAATGTTTCGGACTGAAATGGGGGAATGTGGACGTGGAGCGCGGCACGATTTTGATTGACCGTCAAATGCAATATCAGGACGGACTTATCAAGCTGGTGCCATTGAAAACTCACAACGCCAAACGGACGCTTTACATGTGCGACAAATTGAAAACGCCCCAACCGCTATGATGAAGTGGGCTTGTTCTCCGGCATACTCTTTTGTGCTGATTGCGGCAGCGTCATGTACCAGCAGAGGTATCAGACGGACAAGCGGCGGCAGGACTGCTACATATGCGGCAGCTACAAGAAGCGCACCCGTGACTGTACGGCGCACTTTACCCGCACCGAACTTTTGACCGAGGGAGTGACCGAGAACCTACGGAAAGTCACCAGCTACGCCGCCAAGCACGAAGCCCGGTTTATGAAGCTGTTGACCGAGCAGACCGAGGACGGGAGCAAACGCCGGAACGCCGCCAAGAAGAAAGAGCTGGAAGCGGCAGAAAAGCGGATTGCGGAACTCTCCGCTATCTTCAAGCGGCTGTATGAGGACAGCGTGACCGGGCGCATATCGGACGAGCGTTTCACGGAGCTTTCGGCAGACTATGAAGCCGAGCAAAAGGAACTGAAAGAGAAAGCCGCCTCCTTGCAGAGCGAGCTTTCTAAGACGCTGGAAGCCACGGCAAACGCTGAAAAGTTTATGAAAGTGGTAC
It contains:
- the hin gene encoding DNA-invertase hin; its protein translation is MRVGYVRCSTIEQNEARQLKMMEEQQAEKLFIDKASGKNTDRAAFKEMMGFVRTGDIVIVESISRIARNTRDLLSIVSDLTARQVEFVSLKENIDTTTPQGRFMLTVFGALAELERENILERQREGIEIAKGAGKYKGRKPLDVDETQFKEVCARWRAGEITATAAMQEVGLKPNTFYRRVKEMGL
- the rbr3A_2 gene encoding Reverse rubrerythrin-1 is translated as MHRCNRRAAYEEAEHAAKFAELLGEVVTDSTRKNLEMRVEAENGATAGKMDIAKLAKELGLDAIHDTVHEMARDEARHGKAFKGLLERYFG